In Fusobacterium canifelinum, a genomic segment contains:
- a CDS encoding GNAT family N-acetyltransferase, which produces MITYEIARSFDVEKIIEVFESSGIIRPTKEKERIKSIFENANLIYFAHDNGELIGLVRCVTDFSYCCYLSDLAVKKDYQKQGIGKMLIEKVREHIGEKVALILLSASSAMNYYPKINFEKADNAFIIKRKS; this is translated from the coding sequence ATGATAACTTACGAGATTGCAAGAAGTTTTGATGTAGAAAAAATAATTGAAGTATTTGAAAGCTCAGGTATAATAAGGCCTACAAAAGAAAAAGAACGTATAAAATCTATATTTGAAAATGCAAATCTTATTTATTTTGCACATGATAATGGAGAACTTATAGGACTTGTAAGATGTGTTACAGACTTTAGCTACTGCTGTTATCTTTCAGATTTAGCAGTAAAAAAAGATTATCAAAAACAAGGTATTGGAAAAATGCTCATAGAAAAAGTGAGAGAGCATATAGGAGAAAAAGTAGCATTAATACTACTTTCAGCAAGTTCTGCTATGAATTATTATCCTAAAATTAATTTTGAAAAAGCAGATAATGCATTTATAATTAAAAGAAAATCATAA
- the nadD gene encoding nicotinate (nicotinamide) nucleotide adenylyltransferase has product MKIAIYGGSFNPMHIGHEKIVDYVLQNLDMDRIIIIPVGIPSHRENNLEQSDTRLKICKEIFKNNKKVEVSDIEIKSEGKSYTYDTLLKLIEIYGKDNEFFEIIGEDSLKNLKTWRNYKELLNLCKFIVFRRKDDKNIEIDNDFLNNKNIIILENEYYNISSTEIRNKVKNKEDISELVNQKVKKLIEKEYKED; this is encoded by the coding sequence ATGAAAATAGCTATCTATGGTGGAAGTTTTAATCCAATGCATATAGGACACGAGAAAATTGTTGACTATGTCTTACAAAATTTAGACATGGATAGGATAATAATAATTCCTGTTGGTATTCCCTCACATAGAGAAAATAATTTAGAGCAATCTGATACTAGATTAAAAATTTGTAAAGAAATTTTTAAAAATAATAAAAAAGTTGAAGTTTCAGATATTGAAATAAAAAGTGAAGGTAAATCATATACCTATGATACTCTTTTAAAATTAATTGAAATTTATGGCAAAGATAATGAATTTTTTGAAATCATAGGAGAAGATTCATTAAAGAATCTAAAAACTTGGAGAAATTATAAAGAATTATTAAACTTATGTAAATTCATTGTTTTTAGAAGAAAAGATGATAAGAATATTGAAATTGATAATGATTTTTTAAATAATAAAAATATTATAATTTTAGAGAATGAATATTATAATATATCTTCAACTGAAATTAGAAATAAAGTTAAAAATAAAGAAGATATTTCAGAACTTGTAAATCAAAAAGTAAAAAAATTAATTGAAAAAGAATATAAGGAAGATTAG
- the smc gene encoding chromosome segregation protein SMC yields the protein MYLKAVEINGFKSFGDKVYIDFNRGITSIVGPNGSGKSNILDAVLWVLGEQSYKNIRAKESQDVIFSGGKEKKPATKAEVSLIIDNADRYLDLDNDTVKITRRIHISGENEYLINDTKSRLKEIGTLFLDTGIGKTAYSVIGQGKVERIINSSPKEIKSIIEEAAGIKKLQANRIEAQKNLANIEINLDKVEFILNETRENKNKIEKQAELAQKYIDLRDEKSSLAKGIYITELEQKEKGLSENEDIKEKYQTECFELQEKLNKTLERLNTIDLEKEEVKKEKLLIDSRNKELRNIISEKEKEKAVTSERLDNVKKEKLVKEEYILHLDNKIEKKLEEVTESKNKKDEISKNIVEMATANKEFENKIFNLENIKTEKSDLIENRTKKVRDLELEKQLASNEIENNEKKLKSSQDEVENFKQELEEANKKLLTNNQEKDLVHSQLEARKEELTKTEERNEFLVNQLSEISKTINKLSQDIREFEYQEKTSSGKLEALVRMDENNEGFFKGVKEVLNSDINGIDGVLISLISFDEKFEKAVEAAIPGNLQDIIVEDKEVAKKCIAFLNENKLGRASFLALDTIKPNRREFKANINGVLGLAADLITADKKYQKVIDFIFGGLLIVENIDIATDILNKNLFSGNIVTLTGELVSSRGRITGGENQKSTINQIFERKKEIKILEEKVTDLKSKITEGSKKREDLSIRLENYENEIDKIDTLEDSIRKSIDLLKKDFESLSEKSEKISKDIRSISFNIEDAEKYKTSYQDRINSSFSTIEETEKHIVSLKKDIETDENLLKQTISEIDSLNKQFSDTRILFLNNQSTIEQLEKDIHSKEIESIELKEEKEKNSEFVTELSHNIEELETLEEELQSQIEEHTKIYNSENRDIETLNEREQNLSNEERELSKDKSKLETDSLHANDRFEKIVEVIEKIKVDILNINEKLNELVEITAQVIEVEKLKSSKERLRSLENKINNFGDVNLLAINEFKELKERYDYFARERDDVVKSRKQVMDLIQEIDERIHEDFHTTYQNINENFNKMCDETIRNTEGRLNIINPEDFENCGIEIFVKFKNKKKQPLSLLSGGEKSMVAIAFIMAIFMYKPSPFTFLDEIEAALDEKNTKNLLGKLRDFTDKSQFILITHNKETMKESDSIFGVTMNKEIGISKIVSPDKITKILSENKENN from the coding sequence ATGTATCTAAAAGCAGTTGAAATAAATGGTTTCAAATCTTTTGGTGATAAAGTATATATAGATTTCAATCGTGGAATCACATCAATAGTTGGACCAAATGGAAGTGGAAAATCAAATATTTTAGATGCTGTCCTATGGGTTTTAGGTGAGCAATCATACAAAAACATCAGAGCTAAAGAAAGCCAAGATGTTATTTTTTCTGGTGGAAAAGAAAAAAAACCTGCAACAAAGGCAGAAGTTTCATTGATAATAGATAATGCTGATAGATATTTAGATTTAGACAATGACACTGTAAAAATTACAAGAAGAATTCATATTTCTGGAGAAAATGAATATTTAATAAATGATACTAAAAGTAGGCTTAAAGAAATAGGAACTCTATTTTTAGATACTGGTATTGGAAAGACTGCATATTCTGTTATAGGTCAGGGAAAGGTTGAAAGAATAATAAATTCATCTCCAAAAGAAATTAAAAGTATAATAGAAGAAGCAGCTGGAATAAAAAAATTACAAGCTAATAGAATTGAAGCACAAAAGAATTTAGCTAATATAGAAATAAATTTAGATAAAGTTGAATTTATTCTAAATGAAACAAGAGAAAATAAAAATAAAATTGAAAAGCAAGCAGAACTTGCACAAAAATATATAGATTTAAGAGATGAAAAATCTTCATTAGCAAAAGGTATTTATATAACTGAGCTTGAACAAAAAGAAAAAGGTCTTTCTGAAAATGAAGATATAAAAGAAAAGTATCAAACAGAATGTTTTGAATTGCAAGAAAAACTTAATAAGACTTTAGAAAGATTAAATACTATTGATTTAGAAAAAGAAGAAGTAAAAAAAGAAAAGCTTTTAATAGATTCAAGAAATAAAGAGTTAAGAAATATAATTTCTGAAAAAGAAAAAGAAAAAGCTGTTACTTCTGAAAGATTAGATAATGTAAAAAAAGAAAAGTTAGTAAAAGAAGAGTATATATTACATTTAGACAATAAAATTGAAAAAAAATTAGAAGAAGTAACTGAATCAAAAAACAAAAAAGATGAAATTTCTAAAAATATCGTAGAAATGGCTACAGCAAATAAAGAGTTTGAAAATAAAATATTTAATTTAGAGAATATAAAAACTGAGAAATCTGATTTAATTGAGAATAGAACTAAAAAAGTTAGAGATTTAGAACTTGAAAAACAACTTGCTTCTAATGAAATAGAAAACAATGAGAAAAAATTAAAATCAAGTCAAGATGAAGTAGAAAATTTTAAGCAAGAATTAGAAGAAGCTAATAAAAAGTTATTGACTAATAATCAGGAAAAGGATTTAGTACACTCTCAACTTGAAGCTAGAAAAGAAGAACTTACTAAAACAGAAGAAAGAAATGAATTTTTAGTAAATCAACTTTCTGAAATAAGCAAGACAATAAATAAACTTTCTCAAGATATAAGAGAATTTGAATATCAAGAAAAAACTTCTTCTGGAAAGTTAGAAGCTCTTGTGAGAATGGATGAAAACAATGAGGGCTTTTTTAAAGGGGTTAAAGAAGTTTTAAATAGTGATATCAATGGTATAGATGGTGTTTTAATTTCTCTTATTAGTTTTGATGAAAAATTTGAAAAAGCTGTTGAAGCTGCTATACCTGGAAATTTACAAGATATTATAGTTGAAGATAAAGAAGTAGCTAAGAAATGTATAGCTTTTTTGAATGAAAACAAATTAGGAAGAGCTTCATTTTTAGCACTTGATACAATAAAACCTAATAGAAGAGAATTTAAAGCTAATATCAATGGTGTTTTAGGATTGGCTGCTGATTTAATTACAGCTGATAAAAAGTATCAAAAGGTAATTGACTTTATTTTTGGAGGACTTTTAATAGTTGAAAATATTGATATAGCAACAGATATTTTAAATAAAAATTTATTTTCTGGAAATATAGTAACTCTAACTGGTGAGCTTGTCAGCTCAAGAGGAAGAATTACAGGAGGAGAAAATCAAAAATCAACTATTAACCAAATTTTTGAAAGAAAAAAAGAAATTAAAATTTTAGAAGAAAAAGTTACAGATTTGAAGTCTAAAATAACTGAAGGAAGTAAAAAAAGAGAAGATTTAAGTATAAGATTAGAAAACTATGAAAATGAAATTGATAAAATAGATACATTGGAAGATAGCATTAGAAAAAGTATTGACTTGCTAAAAAAAGATTTTGAAAGTTTATCTGAAAAATCTGAAAAAATATCTAAAGATATTCGTAGTATAAGTTTTAATATTGAAGATGCTGAAAAATATAAAACTTCATATCAAGATAGAATAAATTCATCATTTTCTACTATTGAAGAAACTGAAAAACATATAGTTTCTTTAAAAAAGGATATTGAAACAGATGAAAATTTATTAAAACAAACTATTTCTGAAATAGATAGTTTAAATAAACAGTTTTCTGATACAAGAATTTTATTTCTTAATAATCAAAGTACTATTGAGCAACTTGAAAAAGATATTCATAGTAAAGAGATTGAAAGTATAGAATTAAAAGAAGAAAAAGAAAAGAACTCTGAATTTGTTACTGAACTTTCACACAATATCGAAGAATTAGAAACCTTAGAAGAAGAATTACAAAGTCAAATTGAAGAACATACTAAGATTTATAATTCTGAAAATAGAGATATAGAAACATTAAATGAAAGAGAACAAAATTTAAGTAATGAAGAAAGAGAGCTATCTAAGGATAAATCTAAATTAGAAACTGATTCATTGCATGCTAATGATAGATTTGAAAAAATCGTAGAAGTTATTGAAAAAATAAAGGTCGATATTTTAAATATAAATGAAAAATTAAATGAGCTTGTAGAAATTACAGCACAAGTCATTGAAGTTGAAAAATTAAAATCATCTAAGGAACGTTTAAGAAGTCTAGAAAATAAGATTAATAACTTTGGAGATGTAAATTTACTTGCTATAAATGAATTTAAGGAATTAAAAGAAAGATATGATTATTTTGCAAGAGAAAGAGATGATGTTGTAAAATCAAGAAAGCAAGTAATGGATTTAATTCAAGAAATTGATGAAAGAATACATGAAGATTTTCATACAACATACCAAAATATAAATGAAAATTTTAATAAGATGTGTGATGAAACAATCAGAAATACAGAGGGAAGATTAAATATTATCAACCCAGAAGATTTTGAAAATTGTGGAATAGAAATATTTGTAAAATTTAAAAATAAGAAAAAACAACCATTATCTTTACTTTCTGGTGGAGAAAAATCAATGGTAGCAATAGCTTTTATTATGGCTATCTTTATGTATAAGCCTAGTCCATTTACTTTCTTAGATGAAATTGAAGCTGCACTTGACGAAAAAAACACTAAGAATTTACTTGGAAAATTAAGAGATTTTACAGATAAATCACAATTTATCTTAATTACTCATAATAAAGAAACAATGAAAGAATCAGATAGTATATTTGGGGTTACAATGAATAAAGAAATAGGAATTTCTAAAATTGTTTCACCTGATAAAATTACAAAAATATTATCTGAAAATAAAGAAAATAATTAG
- a CDS encoding ATP-binding protein: MDLSKYIGEGTLYDKKEKLEINKPKSWLKTVSAFANGLGGTLIFGISDKDEIIGLDNYKKDSENISEIIKTKIEPLPKVTLKHYLIEDKNIIILFVHSGKETPYYFTEGGHQTAYIRLGNESIPAKNNDLINLILKGKNRSYDSLETNIKKDNVSFTKLKSLYYLKTGNEFTDSDLESFGLVNKDSFLTNAGALLVDEPIIKHSRIFCTRWNGLDMTSGIEEALNDSEFEGSILLLLQNAENFIKVNTKKKWKKGNESRIEMPDYPERAIQEVLVNAIIHRDYAVIGSEIHIDIYDDRIEIYSPGGMFDGSFIQEQNIMEISSLRRNPIIADLFNRIHLMERRGSGLKKIISSYKNAINYTQEKEVEFKSTQKDFKVILKNLNYKVAIKSGDKMAIKSGDKVAIKSQDEQLEKILEYIKKYNNCKTSDIENLLSVKSSRARKLLSILVSGKKIQALGQNKNRYYVLSK, from the coding sequence ATGGATTTATCAAAGTATATAGGAGAAGGAACTCTTTATGATAAAAAAGAAAAATTAGAAATTAACAAACCAAAAAGTTGGTTAAAAACAGTAAGTGCTTTTGCTAATGGTTTAGGAGGAACATTAATTTTTGGAATAAGTGATAAAGATGAAATTATAGGACTTGATAATTATAAAAAAGATTCTGAAAATATAAGTGAAATAATTAAAACTAAAATAGAGCCTCTTCCAAAAGTTACCCTTAAACATTATTTGATAGAAGATAAGAATATCATTATTTTATTTGTACATTCTGGAAAAGAAACTCCTTACTATTTTACAGAAGGAGGACATCAAACTGCATATATTAGGTTAGGTAATGAAAGTATCCCAGCTAAAAATAATGATTTAATAAATTTAATACTAAAAGGTAAAAATAGAAGTTATGATTCTCTTGAAACAAATATAAAAAAAGATAATGTATCTTTTACAAAATTAAAATCACTATATTATTTAAAAACTGGTAATGAGTTTACTGATTCTGATTTAGAATCATTTGGTTTAGTAAATAAAGATAGTTTTTTAACAAATGCTGGAGCATTGTTAGTAGATGAACCTATAATTAAACATTCAAGGATATTTTGTACTCGTTGGAATGGACTTGATATGACTTCTGGAATAGAAGAAGCTTTAAATGATAGTGAATTTGAAGGAAGTATTCTACTTTTACTTCAAAATGCAGAGAATTTTATAAAAGTAAATACAAAAAAGAAATGGAAAAAAGGAAATGAAAGTAGAATTGAAATGCCTGATTATCCAGAAAGAGCCATACAAGAAGTTCTTGTAAATGCAATTATTCATAGAGATTATGCTGTTATTGGTAGTGAAATTCACATAGATATTTATGATGATAGAATTGAAATTTACTCTCCTGGTGGAATGTTTGATGGAAGTTTTATACAAGAACAAAATATTATGGAAATATCTTCTTTAAGAAGAAATCCAATTATTGCTGATTTATTTAACAGAATACATCTTATGGAGAGAAGAGGAAGTGGTTTAAAAAAGATAATAAGTTCTTATAAAAATGCTATCAACTATACTCAAGAAAAAGAAGTTGAATTTAAATCTACACAAAAAGATTTTAAAGTTATTTTAAAAAACTTAAATTATAAAGTGGCGATAAAAAGTGGCGATAAAATGGCGATAAAAAGTGGCGATAAAGTGGCGATAAAAAGTCAAGATGAACAATTAGAAAAAATTTTAGAGTATATTAAAAAATATAATAATTGCAAAACATCTGATATTGAGAACTTATTATCAGTAAAAAGTTCTAGAGCAAGGAAATTGTTATCTATATTAGTATCAGGAAAAAAAATACAAGCTTTAGGGCAAAATAAAAATAGATATTATGTGTTATCAAAATAA
- the lpxK gene encoding tetraacyldisaccharide 4'-kinase — MRLLSYIYLLITTIRNFLYDEKILPIRKVPGVEVICIGNVSVGGTGKTPAVHFFVKKLLAKGKKVAVVSRGYRGKRKRDPLLVSDGMVIFATPQESGDESYLHAINLKVPVIVGADRYKACMFAKKHFDIDTIVLDDGFQHRKLYRDRDVVLIDATNPFGGGYVLPRGLLREDFKRAVKRASEFIITKSDLVNERELKRIKNYFVKKFHKEVSVAKHGISKLCDLKGNMKPLFWVKSKKLMIFSGLANPLNFEKTVISLAPAYIERLDFKDHHNFKAKDIALIRKKAEKMDADYILTTEKDLVKLPDNLNINNLYVLKIEFTMLEDNTLKDMKG; from the coding sequence ATGAGGTTATTGTCATATATATATCTTTTGATAACTACAATACGAAATTTTTTATATGATGAAAAAATATTACCTATACGAAAAGTCCCTGGTGTTGAAGTTATTTGTATTGGAAATGTCAGTGTTGGAGGAACTGGAAAAACACCAGCAGTACATTTCTTTGTTAAAAAATTGCTAGCAAAAGGAAAAAAAGTTGCAGTTGTTTCCCGTGGATATAGAGGAAAAAGAAAAAGAGATCCGTTACTTGTAAGTGATGGAATGGTTATTTTTGCAACACCACAGGAAAGTGGAGATGAATCATATTTACATGCAATTAACCTAAAAGTTCCTGTGATAGTTGGAGCAGACAGATATAAAGCTTGTATGTTTGCCAAAAAACACTTTGATATAGATACAATAGTTTTAGATGATGGTTTCCAACATAGAAAACTATACCGAGATAGAGATGTTGTCTTAATAGATGCAACTAATCCTTTTGGAGGAGGTTATGTTTTACCTCGTGGATTGTTAAGAGAAGATTTTAAAAGAGCGGTTAAAAGGGCTTCTGAGTTTATTATAACTAAATCAGATTTAGTAAATGAAAGAGAGCTTAAAAGAATAAAAAATTATTTTGTAAAGAAATTTCATAAAGAAGTTTCTGTTGCAAAACATGGAATCAGTAAATTATGTGATTTAAAGGGAAATATGAAACCTCTATTTTGGGTAAAATCTAAAAAACTTATGATATTTTCCGGTCTAGCTAATCCTTTAAACTTTGAAAAAACAGTAATTTCATTAGCACCAGCTTATATAGAAAGATTAGACTTTAAAGATCACCATAATTTTAAAGCTAAAGATATTGCTTTAATTAGAAAGAAAGCCGAAAAAATGGATGCTGATTATATACTTACAACTGAAAAAGATTTAGTAAAATTACCAGATAATTTAAATATAAATAACTTATATGTATTGAAGATTGAATTTACAATGCTAGAAGATAATACATTAAAAGATATGAAAGGGTAA
- a CDS encoding DUF2207 domain-containing protein, translating to MKKNILRFFLFLIISIVSFAASFNISDLDVEAKLQKDGSMLVSEAVTYDIDEINGIYFDIDAKGYGGITSLQVFEDEGHYEDNVISYREVDPVNYEVTENDEVYRIKLFSRNNNNTRTFKFVYTLPEAIKVYDDVAQLNRKMVGQDWQQGISTVRVTIELPVSKDYDNSKVLVFGHGPLTGEVDKVENTVVYKLDDYYPGDFLEAHILMEPVIFSEFNASNIIHKNIKQELLDMEARLADEANAERENALKREERLQKISSNAKPIVGGLASIWAVLMYYIHVIFKRKNKVKDDIKYLRDLPDDSSPALVGGVITKSVNDNEILATIVDLIRRKVLTLDTSDTKTIISLTGSTEKLSAQEKAIIDIYINDFGDGKSLDLKSFGFFSKVPMSTARKFEKWSNYIISEMNRKGLVYEHMGCGAIFIFVLISIVIAFGSIIQTILTENPIFMIGMPLGAILFISTVAAESPSKKLAETKSKWQAFKNFLSDYSQLEEAKITSIHLWEQYFVYAVALGVSDKVVKAYKKALDMGIIADTDGMSNLAYSPIFNSNFSRSFSNLNGMVSKTNSRANSTIASTRRSSSSGGGGGFSSGSSGGGGSRGGGGGF from the coding sequence ATGAAAAAAAATATATTAAGATTTTTTTTGTTTTTAATTATTTCTATTGTAAGTTTTGCAGCAAGTTTTAATATCTCTGACTTAGATGTGGAAGCTAAACTTCAAAAAGATGGCTCAATGCTTGTTAGTGAAGCTGTAACTTATGATATAGATGAGATAAATGGGATATACTTTGATATTGATGCAAAAGGGTATGGAGGAATAACTTCTTTACAAGTTTTTGAAGATGAAGGACATTATGAAGATAATGTAATTTCTTATAGAGAAGTTGATCCTGTAAATTATGAGGTTACAGAAAATGATGAAGTATACAGGATAAAACTTTTTTCAAGAAATAATAATAATACAAGAACATTTAAGTTTGTCTATACATTGCCAGAAGCTATAAAAGTTTATGATGATGTAGCTCAATTAAATAGAAAAATGGTAGGGCAAGATTGGCAACAAGGAATATCAACTGTTAGAGTGACTATTGAGCTTCCTGTATCAAAAGATTATGACAATTCAAAAGTTTTAGTCTTTGGGCATGGACCATTGACTGGAGAAGTTGATAAAGTAGAAAATACTGTTGTATATAAATTAGATGATTATTATCCAGGAGATTTTTTAGAAGCCCATATTTTAATGGAACCTGTAATATTTTCAGAATTTAATGCATCAAATATAATACATAAAAATATAAAGCAAGAACTTTTAGATATGGAAGCAAGATTAGCAGATGAAGCCAATGCAGAAAGAGAAAATGCTTTAAAGAGAGAAGAACGACTTCAAAAAATTTCTAGTAATGCAAAACCAATTGTAGGTGGACTAGCTTCAATATGGGCAGTCTTAATGTACTATATTCATGTAATATTTAAAAGAAAAAATAAAGTTAAAGATGATATAAAATATTTAAGAGATTTACCAGATGATTCTTCCCCTGCACTTGTTGGTGGAGTTATCACAAAAAGTGTAAATGATAATGAGATACTTGCAACTATAGTTGATTTAATTAGAAGAAAAGTTTTAACACTTGATACTTCTGATACAAAGACTATAATATCTTTAACAGGAAGTACAGAGAAATTATCTGCTCAGGAAAAAGCTATAATAGATATTTATATAAATGATTTTGGAGATGGAAAATCATTAGACTTAAAAAGTTTTGGATTTTTCAGTAAAGTCCCTATGTCAACTGCTAGAAAATTTGAAAAATGGAGTAATTATATTATCAGTGAAATGAATAGAAAAGGTTTAGTTTATGAACATATGGGTTGTGGAGCTATATTTATTTTTGTACTAATATCTATTGTTATTGCTTTTGGTAGTATAATTCAAACAATTTTAACTGAAAATCCAATATTTATGATAGGTATGCCATTAGGAGCTATTCTCTTTATTTCAACAGTAGCAGCAGAATCTCCAAGTAAAAAATTAGCTGAAACTAAAAGTAAATGGCAAGCATTTAAAAACTTTTTATCAGATTATTCTCAATTAGAAGAAGCAAAAATTACTTCAATACATCTTTGGGAACAATATTTTGTTTATGCAGTAGCATTAGGAGTATCTGATAAAGTAGTAAAAGCATATAAAAAAGCATTGGATATGGGAATTATAGCAGATACTGATGGAATGAGTAATCTAGCTTATTCACCAATATTTAACAGTAATTTTAGTCGTTCATTTAGTAACTTAAATGGAATGGTTAGTAAAACTAATTCAAGAGCAAATTCAACAATCGCTTCAACTAGAAGGTCTAGTTCATCTGGTGGAGGTGGAGGATTTAGCTCTGGCTCATCAGGTGGAGGTGGCTCTCGTGGTGGAGGCGGAGGCTTCTAA
- a CDS encoding alpha/beta hydrolase family protein, with the protein MENLKLDSFLEYKFLSNLDFNPNGSNLAFSVSEADLEKNSYKHFIYNLDTKNREIKKLTHSGKEKNSLWLNNNIILFSTDRDEDIKEKKKIGETWTIYYALDIKNGGEAYEYMRLPIDVTEIKIIDENNFILTADFDNKSFNLNDLKGEEREKAIKQIEENKDYEVLDEIPFWHNGNGFRNKKRNRIYHFDKLNNKLIPISDEFTNIEAFNVKENRVIFIGKTYKNKQGLTAGLWTYDVKNNKLETIISDNLYDISYANFIEDKIICALSDMKDYGVNENHKIYLIDSNKNINLLYENDTWLACTVGSDCRLGGGKSFKVIGNKLYFLSTIADSVYLNSLDANGKVEVLSSENGSIDFFDIANNEIYYVGMRNYSLQEIYKLENNSSVKLSSFNEEINKKYKISKPEVFDFTTNGDITKGFVIYPIDYDKNKTYPAILDIHGGPKTVYGDIYYHEMQVWANMGYFVIFTNPHGSDGYGNKFADIRGKYGTIDYEDLMNFTDYVLEKYPIDKSRVGVTGGSYGGYMTNWIIGHTDRFKCAASQRSISNWISKFGTTDIGYYFNADQNQATPWKNHDKLWWHSPLKYADKAKTPTLFIHSEEDYRCWLAEGLQMFTALKYHGVEARLCMFRGENHELSRSGKPKHRIRRLTEITNWFEKYLK; encoded by the coding sequence ATGGAAAATTTAAAGTTGGATAGTTTTTTAGAATATAAATTTTTATCAAATTTGGATTTCAATCCTAATGGTAGTAATTTAGCTTTTAGTGTTAGTGAAGCGGATTTAGAGAAGAATTCTTACAAACATTTTATTTACAACTTAGATACAAAAAATAGAGAAATCAAAAAATTAACTCACTCTGGAAAAGAAAAAAATTCCCTTTGGTTAAATAATAATATTATTTTATTTTCAACTGATAGAGATGAAGATATAAAAGAGAAGAAAAAAATTGGTGAAACTTGGACTATATATTATGCACTTGATATAAAAAATGGTGGTGAAGCTTATGAATATATGAGGCTACCAATTGATGTAACAGAAATTAAAATAATTGATGAAAATAATTTTATACTTACAGCTGATTTTGATAATAAATCATTTAATTTAAATGATTTAAAAGGTGAAGAAAGAGAAAAAGCAATTAAACAAATTGAAGAAAATAAGGATTATGAAGTTTTAGATGAAATTCCATTTTGGCATAATGGAAATGGTTTTAGAAATAAAAAAAGAAATAGAATTTATCATTTTGATAAATTAAATAATAAATTAATTCCTATTTCTGATGAATTTACGAATATTGAAGCTTTTAATGTAAAAGAAAATAGAGTTATTTTTATAGGCAAAACATATAAAAATAAACAAGGTTTAACTGCAGGACTTTGGACTTATGATGTTAAAAATAATAAATTGGAAACAATTATTTCTGATAATCTTTATGATATCAGTTATGCAAATTTTATTGAAGATAAAATAATCTGTGCTTTAAGTGATATGAAAGATTATGGTGTAAATGAAAATCATAAAATATATTTGATAGATAGTAATAAAAATATAAATCTTTTATATGAAAATGATACTTGGCTTGCTTGTACAGTTGGAAGTGACTGTAGATTAGGTGGAGGAAAATCATTTAAAGTAATAGGAAATAAACTATATTTCCTATCTACAATAGCTGATAGTGTCTATCTAAATTCACTTGATGCAAATGGAAAGGTCGAAGTTTTATCATCAGAAAATGGAAGTATAGATTTTTTTGATATAGCAAATAATGAAATCTATTATGTTGGAATGAGAAACTATAGTTTACAAGAAATTTATAAATTAGAAAATAATTCTTCTGTTAAATTAAGCTCTTTTAATGAAGAAATAAATAAAAAATATAAGATATCAAAACCAGAAGTTTTTGATTTTACTACAAATGGAGATATAACAAAAGGTTTTGTAATTTATCCTATTGATTATGATAAAAATAAAACTTATCCTGCAATACTTGATATACATGGTGGACCTAAAACAGTTTATGGAGATATTTATTATCATGAAATGCAAGTTTGGGCTAATATGGGTTACTTTGTAATATTTACTAATCCACATGGTAGTGATGGATATGGAAATAAGTTTGCAGATATAAGAGGGAAATATGGAACTATTGACTATGAAGATTTAATGAACTTTACTGATTATGTTTTAGAAAAATATCCTATTGATAAATCAAGAGTTGGAGTAACAGGTGGTTCTTATGGCGGATATATGACTAACTGGATAATAGGACATACAGATAGATTTAAGTGTGCAGCCTCTCAAAGAAGTATATCTAACTGGATTTCAAAATTTGGTACAACAGATATAGGTTACTATTTTAATGCAGACCAAAACCAAGCTACTCCTTGGAAAAATCATGATAAATTATGGTGGCATTCTCCACTTAAATATGCAGATAAAGCTAAGACGCCAACTTTATTTATTCATTCAGAAGAAGATTATAGATGTTGGTTAGCAGAGGGATTACAAATGTTTACTGCTCTAAAATATCATGGAGTAGAAGCTAGACTATGTATGTTTAGAGGAGAAAACCATGAACTATCAAGAAGTGGAAAACCTAAACATAGAATTAGAAGATTAACAGAAATTACAAATTGGTTTGAAAAATATTTAAAGTAA